From Cyanobium sp. ATX 6F1, a single genomic window includes:
- a CDS encoding branched-chain amino acid ABC transporter permease, producing the protein MPLDASLLVQMLLGALLGLSVYLPLRSGQLSLATPGFYAIGGYTAALLSTRFPALAGDGALYPLPSLLLELVLAALLAGALALAIGGPVLKLKGIYLAIATIALVEILRVLNLNLGFTGGATGIFAIPQPFEGPLGYLLLTLAVLALVCWLCARLERLRLGRAMEAIHEDELAADCMGIDTARVKLLSFLFSALVAAVAGVISAHFLNTWNARQGSFDASITTLAFVVFGGSRTWLGPVVGGLALTALPELLRPVGDLRLVVYGLVILLGPILFPQGLITPELLRRLRWPFRQTRAEAPGP; encoded by the coding sequence ATGCCCCTCGATGCTTCGCTGTTGGTGCAGATGCTGCTGGGGGCACTGCTGGGGCTCTCGGTGTACCTGCCCCTGCGCAGCGGCCAGCTCTCGCTGGCGACCCCCGGGTTCTACGCGATCGGCGGCTACACCGCCGCCCTGCTCTCCACCCGCTTCCCGGCCCTCGCCGGGGATGGGGCGCTCTATCCGCTGCCCTCGCTGCTGCTGGAGCTGGTGCTGGCGGCCCTGCTCGCCGGGGCGCTGGCCCTGGCGATCGGCGGGCCGGTGCTGAAGCTCAAGGGCATTTACCTGGCGATCGCCACCATCGCCCTGGTGGAGATCCTGCGGGTGCTCAACCTCAACCTGGGGTTCACCGGCGGCGCCACCGGCATCTTCGCCATCCCGCAGCCCTTCGAGGGCCCGCTGGGCTATCTGCTGCTCACCCTGGCGGTGCTGGCCCTGGTCTGCTGGCTCTGCGCCCGCCTGGAGCGGCTGCGGCTGGGGCGGGCGATGGAGGCGATCCACGAAGACGAGCTCGCCGCCGACTGCATGGGCATTGACACCGCCCGGGTGAAGCTGCTCAGCTTCCTGTTCAGCGCCCTGGTGGCGGCGGTGGCGGGGGTGATCAGCGCCCACTTCCTGAACACCTGGAATGCGCGTCAGGGCAGCTTCGACGCCAGCATCACCACCCTCGCCTTCGTGGTCTTCGGCGGCTCGCGCACCTGGCTGGGGCCAGTGGTGGGCGGGCTGGCGCTCACCGCCCTGCCCGAGCTGCTGCGCCCCGTGGGCGACCTGCGGCTGGTGGTCTACGGGCTGGTGATTCTGCTGGGACCGATCCTGTTTCCCCAGGGCCTGATCACACCGGAGCTGCTGCGCAGGCTGCGTTGGCCGTTCCGGCAGACACGCGCAGAGGCCCCCGGGCCATGA
- a CDS encoding ABC transporter ATP-binding protein yields MNQAHLEDAPLLELQALSCRFGGLRALDRVSLAVKRGEIFGLIGPNGAGKTTLFNLISGLTAASGGRILWRGQPITGLRPDRIARLGLARTFQNLRLFAPLSALENVLVGLHGSARTPLVAGLLGTASFRRRQRELEAQAFELLELLELAPLAQQRAASLSYGNQRRLEIARALATGPRLLLLDEPAAGLNPAEKSELSALIRRLRERFSLTVLIIEHHVPLMMDLCDRLAVLNFGERIALDTPELVRRDPAVIEAYLGGAVEEEP; encoded by the coding sequence ATGAACCAGGCCCACCTTGAAGACGCTCCCCTGCTGGAGTTGCAGGCGCTGAGCTGCCGCTTCGGCGGCCTGCGTGCCCTCGATCGGGTGAGCCTGGCGGTGAAGCGCGGCGAGATCTTCGGGCTGATCGGCCCCAACGGCGCCGGCAAGACCACCCTGTTCAACCTGATCTCCGGCCTCACCGCCGCCAGCGGCGGCCGCATCCTCTGGCGCGGCCAGCCGATCACCGGCCTGCGTCCCGACCGCATCGCCCGCCTGGGGCTCGCGCGCACCTTCCAGAACCTGCGCCTGTTCGCCCCCTTGAGCGCCCTGGAGAACGTGCTGGTGGGGCTCCATGGCAGCGCCCGCACCCCCCTGGTGGCGGGGCTCCTGGGCACCGCCAGCTTCCGGCGCCGCCAACGGGAGCTGGAGGCGCAGGCCTTCGAACTGCTGGAGCTGCTGGAGCTGGCACCCCTGGCCCAGCAGCGCGCCGCCAGCCTCTCCTACGGCAACCAGCGGCGCCTGGAGATCGCCCGGGCCCTGGCCACCGGCCCCCGCTTGCTGCTGCTCGATGAACCGGCCGCCGGCCTGAACCCGGCTGAAAAAAGCGAGCTCAGCGCCCTGATCCGCCGCCTGCGAGAGCGGTTCTCACTCACGGTGCTGATCATCGAGCACCATGTGCCGCTGATGATGGACCTCTGCGACCGCCTGGCGGTGCTCAATTTCGGCGAACGCATCGCCCTGGACACGCCGGAGCTGGTGCGCCGCGATCCGGCCGTGATCGAGGCCTACCTGGGGGGCGCCGTGGAAGAGGAGCCATGA
- a CDS encoding branched-chain amino acid ABC transporter permease — protein MDHLLQLLVNGLSSGAVYALFALGYTLVFSVLGVINFAHGAVFTLGAYFTYLLIGGAVGANGLLAGLQLPFALPFPLALLLAGVGAAAVSLLVEAAAFRPLRRRGADPLLALISSLGAGVILVNLLQLLVGAESYAIPTSALGTLPAAVSLGGAQVRTVQLLLMAIAALVVVALTLWLERSRGGKALQAVAEDPTTARLLGINSDRMVQLAFGVSGFLAGVAGGLVGLSVSIAGPYFGIGYGLKGLGVLVLGGLGSVPGAVLGGLIVGLAEALVPADYSGFKDAVAYAFLFAVLLLRPRGLLGRPTITKV, from the coding sequence TTGGACCACCTGCTGCAGCTGCTGGTCAACGGTCTCTCCAGCGGCGCCGTCTACGCCCTGTTCGCCCTCGGGTACACCCTGGTGTTCTCGGTGCTGGGGGTGATCAACTTCGCCCATGGGGCGGTGTTCACCCTCGGGGCCTACTTCACCTACCTGCTGATCGGCGGGGCCGTGGGCGCCAACGGCCTGCTGGCGGGCCTGCAACTGCCCTTCGCCCTGCCCTTTCCGCTGGCGCTGTTGCTCGCCGGCGTCGGGGCCGCCGCGGTGAGCCTGCTGGTGGAGGCGGCCGCCTTCCGGCCCCTGCGCCGGCGGGGCGCCGACCCGCTGCTGGCGTTGATCTCCAGCCTCGGGGCCGGGGTGATCCTGGTGAACCTGCTGCAACTGCTGGTGGGGGCCGAGAGCTATGCGATCCCCACCTCCGCCCTCGGGACCCTGCCGGCGGCGGTGAGCCTGGGGGGGGCGCAGGTGCGCACGGTGCAGCTGCTGTTGATGGCGATCGCGGCGCTGGTGGTGGTGGCGCTCACCCTCTGGCTGGAGCGCAGCCGCGGCGGCAAGGCCCTGCAGGCGGTGGCGGAAGATCCCACCACCGCCCGGCTGCTCGGCATCAACAGCGATCGCATGGTGCAGCTGGCCTTTGGTGTGAGTGGCTTCCTGGCCGGGGTGGCCGGCGGGCTGGTGGGGTTGAGCGTCAGCATCGCCGGGCCCTACTTCGGCATCGGCTACGGCCTCAAGGGCCTCGGGGTGCTGGTGCTCGGCGGGCTGGGCAGCGTGCCGGGGGCGGTGCTCGGCGGCCTGATCGTGGGGCTGGCCGAGGCCCTGGTGCCGGCGGACTATTCAGGCTTCAAGGACGCCGTGGCCTACGCCTTCCTGTTCGCCGTGCTGCTGCTGCGGCCCCGGGGGCTGCTGGGGCGTCCCACGATCACCAAGGTCTGA
- a CDS encoding ABC transporter ATP-binding protein encodes MSSAAPLQAPLQAPLLSLEHLSVRYGRIAALEEVDLEVRSGELVTLLGSNGAGKSTTLKAISQLVAPSGGAVRWRGQALKGVATETTVRLGIGHCPEGRRVLSRQSVATNLELGAYLRRDRAGIATDLERCYGLFPRLAERRTQLAGSLSGGEQQMLAIARALMGRPTLLMLDEPSLGLAPKLVAEVMGILAELHRQGLSILLVEQNARAALAIASRGYLLEAGRVSRSGSAAELLDDEGLQASYLGR; translated from the coding sequence ATGAGCAGCGCCGCCCCACTCCAGGCCCCACTCCAAGCCCCACTGCTGAGCCTGGAGCACCTGAGCGTGCGCTACGGCCGCATCGCCGCCCTGGAGGAGGTGGATCTGGAGGTGCGCAGCGGCGAGCTGGTGACCCTGCTGGGCTCCAACGGCGCCGGCAAGAGCACCACCTTGAAGGCGATCTCCCAGCTGGTCGCCCCCAGCGGCGGCGCCGTGCGCTGGCGCGGGCAGGCACTCAAGGGGGTGGCGACGGAAACCACGGTGCGCCTGGGCATCGGCCACTGCCCGGAGGGGCGCCGGGTGCTCAGCCGCCAGAGCGTGGCCACCAACCTGGAGCTGGGGGCCTACCTGCGCCGTGACCGCGCCGGCATCGCCACCGACCTGGAGCGCTGCTACGGCCTGTTCCCGCGGCTGGCGGAGCGGCGCACCCAGCTGGCCGGCAGCCTCTCGGGGGGCGAGCAGCAGATGCTGGCGATCGCCCGCGCCCTGATGGGCCGCCCCACCCTGCTGATGCTGGATGAACCCAGCCTGGGGCTGGCACCGAAGCTGGTGGCCGAGGTGATGGGGATCCTCGCGGAGCTGCACCGCCAGGGGCTCTCGATCCTGCTGGTGGAGCAGAACGCCCGGGCTGCCCTGGCGATCGCCAGCCGCGGCTACCTGCTGGAGGCGGGCCGGGTGAGCCGCAGCGGCAGCGCCGCCGAACTCCTTGATGACGAGGGCCTGCAGGCCTCCTATCTGGGGCGCTAG
- a CDS encoding amino acid ABC transporter substrate-binding protein, with amino-acid sequence MEPRFRLSTLAAPLLAALTLVAGCSGDSSGPLAAGRLGLIQQRGHLICGINGQLPGFSSVGADGRFQGLDVEICRAVAAAVLGDPSKLDLKLLSSNDRFAAVASGDVDLLSRNTTLNLSRDAPGGNALSFAPIVYYDGGGVLAPVSSGITRLADLAGRTVCVVSGSTNEGVLADRMGSLGLAYVPIRYRNADETFSAYLSGRCEAVTSDRSGLAARRTLFPDPAAHRLLPGILSKEPMAPASGQADPVWADAVRWSVRALIEAEELGLSRANLAARTATARADPRQSQLRRFLGLEGDLGRQLGLPADFAARAVAAVGNYGELFERTLGQGSPLGLERGPNRLWRDGGLLYSPPFR; translated from the coding sequence ATGGAACCTAGGTTCAGGCTGTCGACCCTGGCGGCGCCCCTGCTGGCGGCGCTGACGCTTGTGGCCGGCTGCTCCGGTGATTCCTCTGGCCCGCTGGCGGCTGGCCGCCTGGGCCTGATCCAGCAGCGGGGCCACCTGATCTGCGGCATCAACGGCCAGTTGCCAGGCTTCAGCAGCGTGGGCGCCGATGGCCGCTTCCAGGGCCTCGATGTGGAGATCTGCCGCGCCGTGGCCGCCGCCGTGCTGGGGGATCCATCCAAGCTCGATCTCAAGTTGCTCAGCAGCAACGATCGCTTCGCCGCCGTCGCCAGTGGCGATGTCGATCTGCTCTCTCGCAACACCACGCTCAACCTCAGCCGCGATGCCCCCGGCGGCAACGCCCTCTCGTTTGCGCCGATCGTCTACTACGACGGCGGCGGTGTGCTGGCGCCGGTTTCCAGCGGCATCACGCGGTTGGCGGACCTGGCCGGGCGCACGGTCTGTGTGGTGAGCGGCTCCACCAACGAGGGCGTGCTTGCTGATCGCATGGGCAGCCTGGGGCTCGCCTATGTGCCGATCCGCTACCGCAACGCCGACGAGACTTTTAGTGCCTACCTCTCGGGCCGCTGCGAGGCCGTCACCAGCGACCGCTCCGGCCTGGCGGCCCGCCGCACCCTGTTCCCCGATCCCGCCGCCCACCGCCTGCTCCCTGGCATCCTCAGTAAGGAGCCGATGGCCCCCGCCAGCGGCCAGGCGGATCCAGTCTGGGCCGATGCCGTGCGCTGGAGTGTGCGCGCCCTGATCGAGGCGGAGGAGCTGGGGCTGAGCCGCGCCAACCTGGCCGCGCGCACCGCAACGGCCAGGGCCGATCCCCGCCAGAGCCAGCTGCGTCGTTTTCTGGGCCTCGAGGGCGACCTGGGCCGTCAACTGGGCCTGCCCGCCGACTTCGCCGCCAGGGCCGTGGCGGCGGTGGGCAACTACGGCGAGCTGTTCGAGCGCACCCTGGGCCAGGGCTCGCCCCTGGGGCTGGAGCGCGGCCCCAACCGCCTCTGGCGCGATGGCGGGCTGCTCTACTCACCGCCCTTTCGCTGA
- a CDS encoding calcium/sodium antiporter has protein sequence MAYSLIVLEIVVGILLLFGGGELFVAGSVALSLLLGIPQLVIGLTVVSLGTSAPELFVSLLATTQGGSGGDALAVSNIVGSNIFNVLVVLGASAVVMPLRVNSRLVRRDVPLLFGVSMATWGMASGGRLTWIAGLALLTGTVINLIWEIVSAREEPAGAADDFDGDGAAPAPVAAAKLAGGLVLLVIGSQLLVKGATAAALGLGVSETVIGLTIVAAGTSMPELVTSVVAAYRGKGDLAIGNVVGSNLLNQLVILGLCATVSGGRGLGVEQVMITRDFPIMVITTLACLPIFWSGGVITRSEGWLLLGLYGCYLLEQILFNTVPGALDEFRLVVLVAVLPAALLFITWGALQWRKRRLVSG, from the coding sequence ATGGCCTATTCCCTCATTGTCTTGGAAATCGTGGTGGGGATCCTGCTGCTGTTCGGCGGCGGGGAACTGTTCGTCGCCGGTTCGGTGGCCCTCTCGCTGCTGCTGGGGATCCCCCAGCTGGTGATCGGCCTCACGGTGGTGTCCCTGGGCACCAGCGCCCCTGAATTGTTCGTGAGCCTGCTGGCCACCACCCAGGGCGGCAGCGGCGGCGATGCCCTCGCGGTGAGCAACATCGTGGGCTCCAACATCTTCAACGTGCTGGTGGTGCTCGGCGCCAGCGCCGTGGTCATGCCCCTGCGGGTCAACAGCCGGCTGGTGCGCCGCGATGTGCCGCTGCTGTTCGGTGTCTCGATGGCGACCTGGGGCATGGCCTCGGGCGGACGGCTCACCTGGATCGCCGGGCTGGCGCTGCTCACGGGCACGGTGATCAACCTGATCTGGGAGATCGTCTCAGCGCGCGAGGAGCCTGCTGGAGCGGCCGATGATTTCGATGGCGATGGTGCGGCACCCGCCCCGGTGGCCGCGGCCAAGCTGGCGGGTGGCCTGGTGCTGCTGGTGATCGGCTCCCAGTTGCTGGTGAAAGGGGCGACGGCCGCGGCCCTGGGGCTGGGGGTGAGCGAAACGGTGATCGGTCTGACGATCGTTGCCGCCGGCACCTCGATGCCGGAGCTGGTCACCTCGGTGGTGGCGGCCTACCGGGGCAAGGGCGATCTGGCGATCGGCAACGTGGTGGGCAGCAACCTGCTCAACCAGCTGGTGATCCTCGGCCTCTGCGCCACGGTCTCCGGCGGTCGGGGCCTTGGGGTGGAGCAGGTGATGATCACTCGCGATTTCCCGATCATGGTGATCACAACCCTGGCCTGCCTGCCGATCTTCTGGAGCGGTGGGGTGATCACCCGCTCCGAGGGCTGGCTGTTGCTGGGGCTCTACGGCTGCTATCTGCTGGAGCAGATTCTGTTCAACACCGTTCCAGGCGCCCTCGATGAATTCCGTCTGGTGGTGCTGGTGGCGGTGTTGCCGGCGGCGCTGCTGTTCATCACCTGGGGTGCGCTGCAGTGGCGCAAGCGCCGATTGGTCAGCGGCTGA